The following proteins come from a genomic window of Mammaliicoccus sp. Marseille-Q6498:
- a CDS encoding DUF72 domain-containing protein, with product MIKIGLTGWGDHDSLYEDLSNKKDKLKAYAAHFPIVELDATYYAIQPQRNIEKWIRETPKNFKFVVKIHQALTGHADVKDFAEDKVELFNLFKDSMLPLKASGKLAMILVQFPPWFDLQTQNINYLRYVREQLKDFDVCIEFRNRSWFTDDVKEYTLEFLTEMNFIHSVCDEPQSGEGSIPLVNRITHDVAFVRYHGRNVNGWTKKDMTDQEWRDVRYLYDYNETELKGLSEKVKILNHKAKEIYVVFNNNSGGHAAQNAKSYQNLLDIKYEGLAPKQLKLF from the coding sequence ATGATAAAAATTGGCCTAACTGGTTGGGGAGATCATGATAGTTTATATGAAGATCTTTCTAATAAAAAAGATAAATTAAAGGCATATGCTGCTCATTTTCCTATTGTTGAGTTAGACGCGACTTATTATGCGATTCAACCTCAAAGGAATATTGAAAAGTGGATTCGTGAGACGCCTAAGAATTTTAAATTTGTTGTTAAGATTCATCAAGCGTTGACTGGTCATGCTGATGTGAAAGATTTTGCGGAGGATAAGGTTGAGTTGTTTAATTTATTTAAAGATTCTATGCTTCCTCTGAAAGCTTCTGGTAAGTTAGCGATGATATTAGTTCAGTTTCCGCCTTGGTTTGATTTACAGACTCAGAACATTAATTATTTAAGGTATGTTCGTGAACAGTTGAAGGATTTTGATGTGTGCATTGAGTTTCGAAACAGATCTTGGTTTACGGATGATGTTAAGGAATATACGTTAGAGTTTTTGACTGAGATGAATTTTATACATAGCGTATGTGATGAACCTCAAAGTGGTGAGGGGTCTATTCCTTTAGTAAACAGGATTACGCACGATGTGGCTTTTGTACGTTATCATGGCAGAAATGTTAATGGTTGGACGAAAAAAGATATGACAGATCAAGAATGGCGTGATGTTCGTTATTTGTATGATTATAATGAAACAGAACTAAAAGGATTAAGTGAAAAAGTAAAAATATTGAATCATAAAGCTAAAGAAATATATGTTGTATTTAATAATAATTCTGGTGGGCATGCTGCTCAAAATGCTAAAAGTTACCAAAATTTATTAGATATTAAATATGAAGGATTAGCACCAAAGCAACTTAAATTATTTTAG
- a CDS encoding YxeA family protein codes for MKKKFKILLAILIISVSLAGLFIYKQVEYIIDRLNPLVKEQYSYAKVPYYDGTRPLSTKEVVDIQDYKGIVSYDKSGVENNYLLSFKGNDPSKQFVKIKHKGKYVYNIDYITKNEYENKVHN; via the coding sequence ATGAAGAAAAAATTCAAAATATTATTAGCTATTTTAATTATTTCGGTATCATTAGCAGGTTTATTTATATATAAACAAGTTGAATACATTATAGATAGGTTAAATCCGTTAGTTAAAGAACAATATAGTTATGCTAAAGTTCCTTATTATGATGGTACGAGACCATTATCAACGAAAGAAGTAGTGGATATACAAGATTATAAAGGGATTGTTTCTTATGATAAAAGTGGAGTAGAAAATAATTATCTACTTTCTTTTAAAGGTAATGATCCTTCAAAACAATTTGTAAAAATCAAACATAAAGGAAAGTATGTTTATAATATCGATTACATCACAAAAAATGAATATGAAAACAAAGTCCATAATTAA
- a CDS encoding N-acetylmuramoyl-L-alanine amidase, with protein MLTAIAYLNKKGWEISSDPRKYDGYPKNYGYRNYSEDGINYDSYCSGYHRAFDVYNNQTDNIPAVASGTVILSEPFGNFGGTMEIRDSNGNDWIYGHMQRDSLKFSVGDKVIQGNIIGLQGNTNYDNNPMNAHLHIQLRQKGEDITKEVTRVCSGIPIENYDITKLNQKLDQSKNKGAVQMSRKIMIVAGHGYNDPGAVGNGTNERDFIRANIVDKVANYLKQAGNNVAVYDKSQDMYQDTAYGEQLGDKKNYGLYWVKSQGYEIVVEFHLDSASATATGGHVIIPSGLAADSIDNALQQSIKKYVGTIRGITGRSDLLHCNVAKAEYINYRLVELGFITSTKDMNVIKNNLNAYTKSLAEAIHGAPINTTPSTYTVVAGDTLWGISQKTGVSVTNLKKLNGLTSDVIYAGQVLKLK; from the coding sequence ATGTTAACAGCAATAGCATATTTAAATAAGAAAGGATGGGAAATTTCATCAGATCCAAGAAAGTATGATGGATATCCTAAAAATTATGGATACAGAAATTATTCAGAAGACGGTATCAATTATGATTCGTATTGTAGCGGATATCATAGAGCATTTGATGTTTATAACAATCAAACTGATAATATTCCAGCAGTAGCAAGTGGAACCGTTATATTGAGCGAACCATTCGGTAACTTCGGTGGGACAATGGAAATAAGAGATAGTAACGGAAATGATTGGATATATGGACATATGCAACGTGACTCATTAAAATTTTCAGTCGGAGATAAAGTCATTCAAGGAAATATCATAGGCTTACAAGGCAATACAAACTATGATAACAATCCGATGAATGCACACTTACACATTCAATTAAGACAAAAAGGCGAAGATATCACAAAAGAAGTCACAAGAGTATGTAGCGGAATACCAATAGAAAATTATGACATTACAAAACTAAATCAAAAATTAGACCAATCAAAAAATAAAGGAGCAGTTCAAATGAGTAGAAAAATTATGATCGTAGCAGGACACGGATACAATGATCCAGGAGCAGTAGGAAACGGTACAAATGAAAGAGATTTTATTAGAGCAAACATTGTAGATAAAGTAGCGAATTATTTAAAACAAGCCGGTAATAACGTTGCAGTATATGATAAAAGCCAAGATATGTATCAAGACACAGCATACGGAGAACAATTAGGAGATAAAAAGAATTACGGATTGTATTGGGTTAAATCACAAGGATATGAAATCGTAGTAGAATTCCATTTAGACTCAGCAAGCGCAACAGCAACAGGAGGGCATGTGATTATACCAAGCGGATTAGCAGCAGATAGCATTGATAACGCACTACAACAATCCATTAAAAAATACGTTGGAACAATTAGAGGTATTACAGGAAGAAGTGACCTGTTACATTGTAACGTCGCTAAAGCAGAATATATCAACTATAGACTCGTAGAATTAGGATTTATTACATCAACAAAAGACATGAATGTAATTAAAAATAACCTAAACGCATATACAAAATCATTAGCAGAAGCAATTCATGGCGCACCAATCAATACAACACCTTCAACATATACAGTAGTTGCCGGAGATACACTTTGGGGAATTAGCCAAAAAACAGGCGTATCAGTAACAAACTTGAAAAAACTAAACGGATTAACATCTGATGTAATTTATGCAGGACAAGTATTGAAACTAAAATAA
- a CDS encoding phage holin: MVKMKFKTGQVNFNYSEDEDKIPIDPDKIKQFIAMIGGFIGALYLALNASGITVEWLSPQKLNAWMNVLNTGIPIIFVLYGVWKNTFIFTSRSREQEKFLKQSGRK; the protein is encoded by the coding sequence ATGGTTAAAATGAAATTCAAAACAGGACAAGTAAATTTTAATTATTCAGAGGACGAAGACAAAATTCCAATTGATCCAGATAAAATTAAACAATTTATCGCAATGATAGGAGGATTTATAGGTGCACTATATTTAGCGCTTAATGCATCTGGAATAACAGTGGAATGGTTGAGTCCTCAAAAATTAAACGCATGGATGAACGTATTAAATACCGGAATTCCAATTATCTTTGTACTTTATGGTGTTTGGAAAAATACATTCATATTTACAAGTCGTTCAAGAGAACAAGAAAAATTTTTAAAACAATCAGGAAGAAAATAA
- a CDS encoding helix-turn-helix transcriptional regulator gives MVSENKLSEQISLLRTKNGWTQQKLADELQVSKQSISYWETGRKAPKMKKIEEMAKLFNVSVSYILDGEAKRTYNSTAETIAAHLDGELTEDELKKVLEYVDFIKHQNK, from the coding sequence ATGGTGTCTGAAAATAAACTCTCTGAACAAATCAGTTTATTAAGAACAAAGAATGGATGGACGCAACAAAAGTTAGCAGACGAACTGCAAGTATCTAAACAATCCATTTCATATTGGGAAACAGGTAGAAAAGCGCCAAAGATGAAAAAAATCGAAGAAATGGCAAAATTATTTAACGTTAGTGTAAGTTACATTTTAGATGGGGAAGCTAAACGAACTTATAACTCTACTGCAGAAACAATAGCTGCACATTTAGACGGAGAATTAACTGAAGACGAATTAAAAAAAGTATTAGAATATGTAGATTTCATAAAACATCAAAATAAATAA
- a CDS encoding ImmA/IrrE family metallo-endopeptidase yields MNRYERTLINNEHIVIKETNNLPSHLKGLYVDGLILLKDNLSEKEKLEVLGEELAHHDISYGDILDTSELWKWKFEQKARRLGFEKIMPLKNIIEAYQSGIHNKYELSNYLDVTEGYIDEALEHYQQKYGLSTWYEHYLIKFNPLQVFEYREIK; encoded by the coding sequence TTGAATAGATATGAAAGAACGCTTATCAATAATGAACACATCGTCATAAAAGAGACAAACAACCTTCCGAGTCATTTGAAAGGTTTATATGTAGATGGATTAATTTTATTGAAAGATAATTTATCTGAAAAAGAAAAACTAGAAGTTCTAGGTGAAGAATTGGCCCATCATGATATTTCTTACGGAGATATTCTTGATACAAGTGAACTTTGGAAATGGAAATTTGAGCAAAAAGCACGTAGATTAGGCTTCGAAAAAATTATGCCGTTGAAAAATATCATTGAAGCTTATCAATCAGGTATCCATAATAAATATGAATTAAGTAATTATTTAGATGTTACTGAAGGTTATATAGATGAAGCTTTAGAACATTATCAACAAAAATATGGACTCAGTACTTGGTATGAACATTATTTGATTAAATTTAATCCGCTTCAAGTTTTTGAATATAGAGAAATTAAATAA
- the dgoD gene encoding galactonate dehydratase, which yields MKIIDYELFQVPPRWLFLKITTDEGIVGWGEPVIEGKASTVKAAVNELMQQLIGQNPLNIEDHWNMMYRSGFYRGGPILMSAISGIDQALWDIKGKYYNAPVHELMGGACRNSMKVYSWIGGDRPQDTSDAAKKAKENGFEAIKMNATEELQYVDSFDKVDSVVERVAGIREAVGNNFGIGIDFHGRVHRPMAKVLAKELEQFKPMFIEEPVLSENLEAIREISQTTTTPIALGERLFSRWDFKPVLESGYVDIIQPDLSHAGGITECKKIISMAEAYDVGAAPHCPLGPVALASCLQVDATCHNAFIQEQSLGIHYNKDSDILDYIKNKEVFEFKDGYVKIPQGPGLGVEIDEDHIRKMAEVGHDWHNPIWRHKDGSIAEW from the coding sequence ATGAAAATTATAGATTACGAACTATTTCAAGTTCCACCACGTTGGTTATTTTTGAAAATCACGACAGATGAAGGTATTGTAGGCTGGGGAGAACCAGTAATAGAAGGAAAAGCAAGTACAGTAAAAGCTGCTGTAAACGAATTAATGCAACAATTAATTGGCCAAAATCCTTTAAACATAGAAGATCATTGGAACATGATGTATCGTAGCGGATTTTACAGAGGTGGACCAATATTAATGAGTGCTATCTCTGGTATTGACCAAGCTTTATGGGATATTAAAGGTAAATATTATAATGCGCCAGTTCATGAATTAATGGGTGGAGCATGTAGAAATTCTATGAAAGTATACTCTTGGATTGGTGGAGATCGTCCACAAGATACTTCAGATGCTGCTAAAAAAGCTAAAGAAAATGGCTTTGAAGCAATTAAAATGAATGCTACTGAAGAATTACAGTACGTAGATAGTTTTGATAAAGTAGATAGCGTTGTGGAAAGAGTTGCGGGCATTAGAGAAGCGGTCGGTAATAACTTTGGTATAGGCATTGATTTCCATGGTAGAGTTCATAGACCAATGGCAAAAGTGTTAGCAAAAGAATTAGAACAATTTAAGCCAATGTTTATTGAAGAACCTGTATTAAGTGAAAACCTTGAAGCGATTAGAGAAATTAGTCAAACAACGACTACACCAATCGCACTTGGTGAAAGATTGTTCTCAAGATGGGACTTTAAACCAGTTCTTGAAAGTGGTTATGTAGATATTATTCAACCAGATTTATCACATGCAGGTGGTATTACAGAATGTAAAAAAATTATTTCAATGGCAGAAGCATACGATGTAGGTGCAGCACCACATTGTCCTTTAGGTCCAGTTGCACTAGCTTCTTGTTTACAAGTTGATGCAACGTGTCATAACGCATTTATTCAAGAACAAAGTCTTGGCATTCACTACAATAAAGATAGTGACATTCTAGATTACATTAAAAATAAAGAAGTCTTCGAATTTAAAGACGGTTATGTAAAAATACCTCAAGGTCCAGGTCTTGGTGTCGAAATTGACGAAGATCACATTAGAAAAATGGCTGAAGTTGGACATGATTGGCACAATCCAATTTGGAGACATAAAGATGGCAGCATAGCAGAATGGTAA
- a CDS encoding bifunctional 4-hydroxy-2-oxoglutarate aldolase/2-dehydro-3-deoxy-phosphogluconate aldolase, whose amino-acid sequence MDTLNTIKETKLIAIIRNAHPDNVLPIVKTLHKGGIRAIEVTMNSPKALEAIELIAEEMKDKVVVGAGTVLDPETARLAILSGATFILAPTVNKETIKMTKRYGAVSIPGALSPTEILEAYECGGDIIKVFPTTTMGSAYIKDLQGPLPHIPLLPTGGVDLNNVEEFIKAGAVGVGLGSALVNTKLEANEEYYKNLEKTAKQFCDIVQLKKGRV is encoded by the coding sequence ATGGATACTTTAAATACGATCAAAGAAACTAAATTAATCGCAATTATTAGAAATGCACATCCAGATAACGTATTACCAATAGTAAAAACGTTACACAAAGGAGGCATTCGTGCGATAGAGGTGACAATGAATTCACCTAAAGCATTAGAAGCAATTGAACTGATTGCTGAAGAAATGAAAGATAAAGTAGTTGTTGGAGCTGGTACGGTACTTGATCCAGAAACTGCGCGTCTTGCTATTTTAAGCGGTGCGACATTTATTTTAGCGCCAACTGTTAACAAAGAAACGATAAAAATGACAAAAAGATATGGTGCAGTAAGTATTCCAGGTGCATTATCGCCGACAGAAATTTTAGAAGCGTATGAATGTGGTGGAGACATTATTAAAGTATTCCCAACTACAACTATGGGTTCTGCATATATTAAAGACTTACAAGGTCCATTACCACACATTCCTTTATTACCAACAGGTGGCGTAGATTTAAATAACGTTGAAGAATTTATAAAAGCTGGTGCAGTTGGTGTAGGTTTAGGAAGTGCATTAGTAAATACTAAATTAGAAGCAAATGAAGAATATTATAAAAACTTAGAAAAAACGGCTAAACAATTTTGCGATATCGTACAATTAAAAAAAGGACGTGTATAG
- a CDS encoding sugar kinase, producing the protein MDVLSIGETMVVFSPNEVGPMRYARDFNTHIAGAETNTLIGLQKLGVKTGWISQLGNDELGQRILSFVKGEGINVDSVKLTDEANTGLFLKEKVRSNQTRVHYYRKGSAASLMTKDCIDKNYVSQFKYLYITGITPALSESSKDTMMYLISVAKEFGLTIIFDPNLRLKLWSEDEARKTLLNLISLSDIVLPGISEGEFLFNQDNEKEIAQSIIDIGPTTVIVKLGEKGAYYQDSKQSGYAEASESVEVVDPVGAGDGFAAGFIAGYIEGMSIHDAVEQACNAGALVTTVKGDVEGLPSKEELNQLKSQNKTDDVIR; encoded by the coding sequence ATGGATGTATTATCAATAGGGGAAACGATGGTTGTATTCTCACCAAATGAAGTTGGACCAATGAGATATGCACGTGATTTTAATACACACATTGCCGGTGCTGAAACAAATACACTGATAGGCTTACAAAAGCTCGGTGTAAAAACAGGATGGATAAGTCAATTAGGTAATGACGAACTAGGTCAAAGAATACTTTCGTTCGTTAAAGGTGAAGGCATAAATGTAGATTCAGTTAAGTTAACAGACGAAGCAAATACAGGACTCTTTCTTAAAGAAAAAGTACGCAGTAATCAAACACGTGTACATTATTATAGAAAAGGTTCTGCAGCAAGTTTAATGACGAAAGACTGTATTGATAAAAATTATGTATCACAATTCAAATATTTATATATAACGGGTATTACCCCAGCTTTAAGTGAAAGCAGCAAAGATACAATGATGTACTTAATTTCAGTCGCAAAAGAATTCGGATTAACAATTATATTTGATCCAAATTTAAGATTGAAATTGTGGAGTGAAGATGAAGCGAGAAAAACATTATTAAATCTTATATCTTTAAGCGACATCGTTTTACCAGGTATAAGCGAAGGGGAATTTCTTTTCAATCAAGATAACGAAAAAGAAATTGCGCAAAGTATTATAGATATTGGACCAACGACAGTGATTGTTAAACTTGGTGAAAAAGGTGCTTACTATCAAGATTCTAAACAATCTGGTTATGCTGAAGCTTCAGAGAGTGTTGAAGTAGTAGATCCAGTAGGTGCTGGAGATGGCTTTGCAGCTGGATTTATAGCAGGTTATATCGAGGGCATGTCTATTCACGACGCTGTAGAGCAAGCTTGTAATGCAGGAGCACTCGTTACGACTGTTAAAGGCGACGTCGAAGGATTACCAAGTAAAGAAGAATTAAACCAATTAAAAAGTCAAAATAAAACCGATGATGTTATCAGATAA
- a CDS encoding glucose 1-dehydrogenase, whose amino-acid sequence MSKLNEQVIIVTGAGKGIGKGIAKVLGKEGSKIVVATIDAEFGKETVDEIIQDGGDAFFVETDVSKEDSIINMVQETVKQYGKINTIVNNAGITVFKSIEEASVEDWDSIINIDLRGTFLCSKHVIPEMKKQGGGSIINISSNHSVATLPDTDMYAAAKGGVNAMTRGMALSLGKYNIRVNAICPGFTNTSHLKNWFDSMDNEDEVRKGVLDLHATSRINEPEDIGKLAKYLASDDSEMMTGEHLIIDGGLSARLYNAEGY is encoded by the coding sequence ATGAGTAAATTAAACGAGCAAGTCATTATTGTAACCGGTGCAGGAAAAGGGATTGGAAAAGGAATTGCTAAAGTATTAGGTAAAGAAGGTTCGAAAATTGTTGTTGCAACAATAGATGCTGAATTCGGTAAAGAAACGGTTGATGAAATTATTCAAGATGGTGGAGATGCATTTTTTGTTGAAACAGATGTTTCTAAAGAAGATAGCATTATTAACATGGTACAAGAAACGGTTAAACAATACGGAAAAATTAATACAATCGTTAATAACGCGGGTATTACCGTGTTTAAATCAATTGAAGAAGCGTCAGTAGAAGATTGGGATTCAATCATTAATATCGATTTAAGAGGTACATTCTTATGTTCTAAACATGTTATTCCAGAAATGAAAAAACAAGGTGGCGGATCGATCATTAATATTTCTTCAAACCACTCAGTTGCGACATTACCTGATACTGATATGTATGCTGCAGCAAAAGGTGGCGTTAATGCGATGACAAGAGGTATGGCTTTAAGTTTAGGTAAATATAACATTCGTGTAAATGCCATTTGCCCTGGTTTTACTAACACATCTCATTTAAAAAATTGGTTCGATTCAATGGATAATGAAGACGAAGTGAGAAAAGGTGTTTTAGATTTACATGCAACTTCTAGAATTAATGAACCTGAAGATATTGGTAAATTAGCAAAATATTTAGCATCAGATGATTCTGAAATGATGACAGGTGAACATTTAATTATTGACGGTGGTTTATCAGCTCGTTTATATAACGCAGAAGGATATTAA
- a CDS encoding ROK family protein, with protein sequence MKQSSRINVNLMKDYNKQLVLRTIQKHGPISRVEIANKITLSRPSVSEIVSILIEEEWIEERKPETKVRGRQPIPLDINKEKKVIIGLEIGAYTNKIIVSNLRAEILEEIEIELMSQKSPESMIQYLGEQINEIVHTYSNRNIDVLGIGVGMHGLVDTQSGKNIFAPNLGWRNVEIKSILEDTTQLKVQIDNDCNSSALAEMWFGQGKDESNFISVIVDYGVGASIINNGSIFKGSHHITGQIGHVTIDPDGPLCSCGNYGCLETLTSEIAILKKLKRQLKLGEKSSLLTSTSNLDDLNIDAFYEAVEQGDELCLNIAKEVGRNLGLGFTILINLFGPKFIVLGGSLSKISSVLLPIIEEVVQIKVMGEDAKHTPIITSALGKDLYTVGAASLVVEDIFTLPKPD encoded by the coding sequence ATGAAGCAATCATCCAGAATAAATGTAAATTTAATGAAAGATTATAATAAACAACTCGTTTTAAGAACAATTCAAAAGCACGGACCGATTTCAAGAGTAGAAATCGCAAACAAAATCACATTATCAAGGCCGTCAGTTTCAGAGATAGTTTCAATATTAATAGAAGAAGAGTGGATTGAAGAGCGTAAACCTGAAACTAAAGTGAGAGGTAGACAACCAATTCCACTTGATATTAATAAAGAGAAGAAAGTAATCATCGGATTGGAGATTGGCGCATACACGAATAAAATTATCGTCAGTAATTTAAGAGCTGAGATTTTAGAAGAAATTGAAATTGAATTAATGTCGCAAAAAAGTCCTGAATCCATGATTCAATATTTAGGTGAACAAATTAACGAAATCGTCCATACATATTCTAATAGAAATATAGATGTATTAGGAATTGGTGTAGGTATGCACGGTTTAGTCGATACGCAATCTGGAAAAAATATTTTCGCTCCGAATCTTGGTTGGAGAAATGTAGAAATCAAATCTATTTTAGAAGATACGACTCAATTAAAAGTACAAATAGATAATGATTGTAACAGTTCTGCTTTAGCTGAAATGTGGTTTGGCCAAGGTAAAGACGAAAGTAATTTTATCTCGGTTATCGTCGACTATGGTGTAGGTGCAAGTATTATTAATAACGGATCAATATTTAAAGGATCACATCATATTACCGGTCAAATCGGACATGTCACGATTGATCCAGATGGTCCTTTATGTTCTTGTGGCAATTATGGATGTTTAGAAACATTAACTTCAGAAATTGCCATTTTAAAAAAATTAAAAAGACAACTTAAATTAGGAGAAAAAAGTTCATTATTAACGAGTACTTCTAATTTAGATGATTTAAACATAGATGCATTTTATGAAGCAGTTGAACAAGGAGATGAGCTATGCCTTAATATCGCAAAAGAAGTCGGAAGAAATTTAGGATTAGGTTTTACAATATTAATCAATTTATTCGGTCCTAAATTTATTGTATTAGGAGGCAGTCTTTCAAAAATAAGTAGTGTTCTTTTACCGATTATAGAAGAAGTTGTGCAAATAAAAGTAATGGGTGAAGATGCTAAACATACACCAATTATTACTTCAGCATTAGGAAAAGACTTATATACAGTTGGTGCAGCGTCATTAGTTGTAGAAGACATATTTACATTACCAAAACCAGATTAA
- a CDS encoding sugar porter family MFS transporter codes for MEKSNFRTKLIFFLGALGGLLYGYDTGVISGAILYIANDIPLTSTTKGLVVSSMLVGAIFGAGASGPLSDKLGRRKLVFIIAIVFIIGALILAFAQSMIVLVLGRFIIGLAVGGSTAIVPVYLSEMAPTEARGSLSSLNQLMITIGILLSYLVNYALADMEAWRWMVGLAVVPSLILMIGVYFMPESPRWLLEHKSESAARKVMAITRQQGEIDKEIDEMKEIIQISESTWTVLKSVWLRPVLIIGCLFALFQQIIGINAIIYYAPTIFSKAGLGDATAILGTVGIGTVNVIVTIFAIIIMDKIDRKKLLITGNIGMVSSLLIMAGFAWTVGLTSTVGAWVIVACLTLFIVFFAFTWGPILWVMLPELFPMRARGAATGIATLALSIGSLLVAQFFPKLTEIMPLEQVFLIFAAIGIIAMIFVIKYLPETRGRSLEEIEVDLRNRTSTATLSNIDEK; via the coding sequence ATGGAAAAAAGTAATTTTAGAACAAAGCTCATATTCTTCCTTGGTGCTTTAGGGGGCTTACTCTACGGTTATGATACTGGCGTTATTTCAGGCGCAATTTTATACATAGCAAACGATATTCCACTTACAAGTACGACAAAAGGATTAGTCGTAAGTTCAATGTTAGTCGGTGCCATTTTTGGTGCTGGGGCTAGTGGACCATTATCGGATAAACTCGGTAGAAGAAAACTGGTATTTATCATAGCAATCGTATTTATTATAGGTGCATTAATTCTTGCATTTGCTCAATCCATGATCGTACTCGTTCTTGGTAGATTCATTATCGGATTAGCAGTTGGTGGTTCAACAGCAATCGTGCCAGTATATTTATCAGAAATGGCACCTACAGAAGCAAGGGGATCATTAAGTTCATTAAATCAACTTATGATTACAATTGGTATACTTCTTTCATACTTAGTAAACTATGCTTTAGCAGATATGGAAGCATGGAGATGGATGGTTGGTTTAGCAGTTGTACCTTCACTAATATTAATGATTGGTGTATATTTCATGCCAGAAAGTCCAAGATGGTTGCTTGAACATAAAAGTGAATCAGCGGCACGTAAAGTTATGGCAATTACACGTCAACAAGGTGAAATAGATAAAGAAATAGATGAAATGAAAGAAATTATACAAATTTCAGAAAGTACTTGGACAGTTTTAAAATCAGTATGGTTACGACCGGTACTGATAATAGGTTGCTTATTCGCTTTATTCCAACAAATAATCGGTATAAACGCAATCATTTATTATGCACCAACTATATTTAGTAAAGCAGGTTTAGGAGACGCAACAGCAATTTTAGGAACAGTTGGTATCGGTACAGTAAACGTAATTGTTACAATATTTGCGATTATCATTATGGATAAAATAGACCGTAAAAAATTACTTATTACCGGTAATATCGGTATGGTAAGCTCATTACTTATTATGGCAGGATTCGCATGGACAGTAGGACTTACTTCTACAGTCGGTGCATGGGTAATCGTAGCTTGTCTAACACTATTCATTGTATTCTTCGCATTCACTTGGGGACCAATACTTTGGGTTATGTTACCAGAACTATTCCCAATGAGAGCAAGAGGCGCTGCAACAGGTATCGCTACATTAGCACTTTCAATCGGAAGTCTATTAGTAGCTCAGTTCTTCCCAAAACTTACAGAAATAATGCCATTAGAACAAGTATTCTTAATCTTTGCTGCAATCGGTATAATAGCTATGATCTTCGTTATTAAATACCTACCAGAAACAAGAGGACGCAGCTTAGAAGAAATAGAAGTAGACTTAAGAAACAGAACATCAACAGCCACGCTTTCAAATATTGATGAAAAATAA